The following proteins are encoded in a genomic region of Sesamum indicum cultivar Zhongzhi No. 13 linkage group LG8, S_indicum_v1.0, whole genome shotgun sequence:
- the LOC105167814 gene encoding homeobox-leucine zipper protein ROC8 isoform X2 codes for MDSSYGGNGSGEEETSNSQKGKKQYHRHSTQQIQQLEAFYKECPHPDKNQRQQLSRELGLDQKQIKFWFQNKRTQIKAQNERADNNALRAENERIHCENLAMQEALKNIICPACNGSGLGEEEKHHNLQRLRMENARLKEEHERTINFFSNYMGNSTTPLPGVDSHMNIHGKHFLGERMGITPLDLEHMPRNSENTISPHWSSGIQEAEKSIIIETTISAMDELVELLRVNEPVWVKAPSDGRYLLHRDSYDKLFPKPNHFKTASARFESSKDSGEVSMAAIHLIEMLLDVNKWKDMFSTIVTKARTIEVLDTGSLGGLLHLMYEKLHILSPLVAPREFFFIRYCRQLNLNTWVMVDVSYDFIKELQDAPPTRSWKLPSGCMIEDMSNGKSTVTWIEHVQVDDKSLTHRLYRDLVCGCQAYGAKRWITTLQRMCERFAFSMGLTTTHKHELEGEFKNSGVRVSLRKSNGLGQPDGFIVSAATSLWLPVSNENLFNFFKDEKKRVQWDVLSSGNPVNAVAHISTGTHPGNCISIIQPFVPKENNMLMLQESSIDPLGAIMIYAPIDLQAIISVVNGEDTMRIPILPSGYVISSDGRANKGMGASSSSSSNSSSGSLLTVAFQILVCHSTLTKQLNMESVATVHTLISSTIQKIKAALDYPD; via the exons ATGGATTCATCATATGGAGGAAATGGATCAGGTGAAGAAGAAACCTCCAACTCTCAAAAGGGCAAGAAGCAGTACCATCGTCACTCTACACAACAAATTCAGCAACTTGAAGC TTTCTATAAAGAATGCCCACACCCAGATAAGAACCAAAGGCAGCAACTGAGCAGGGAGCTAGGCCTTGATCAGAAGCAGATTAAATTCtggtttcaaaataaaaggacTCAGATAAAG GCTCAGAATGAGAGAGCAGACAACAATGCTCTTCGGGCTGAAAATGAACGAATTCACTGCGAGAATCTTGCAATGCAAGAGGCGCTGAAAAACATCATTTGTCCTGCTTGTAATGGATCAGGTCTTGGGGAAGAAGAGAAACACCACAATTTACAGAGGTTGAGGATGGAAAATGCACGATTGAAAGAAGAG CATGAACGGACGATCAACTTCTTCTCCAATTATATGGGAAATTCAACTACTCCTCTGCCTGGAGTGGATTCCCATATGAATATTCATGGGAAACATTTTCTTGGTGAAAGGATGGGAATTACTCCTCTTGATCTTGAACACATGCCCCGTAATTCAGAGAATACCATATCGCCACATTGGTCTAGTGGTATACAAGAGGCAGAGAAatctattattattgagaCAACCATTAGTGCGATGGATGAACTAGTGGAGCTTTTACGTGTGAATGAGCCGGTGTGGGTCAAGGCTCCATCTGATGGGAGATATCTGCTCCATCGTGATAGCTATGATAAGCTTTTCCCCAAGCCAAATCATTTCAAAACTGCAAGTGCTAGATTCGAATCATCAAAAGATTCAGGCGAGGTGTCAATGGCTGCAATACATTTAATTGAAATGCTTCTTGATGTG AACAAATGGAAAGACATGTTTTCTACTATAGTCACAAAAGCAAGGACCATTGAAGTACTTGATACTGGAAGCTTGGGTGGTTTGTTACATTTG ATGTATGAAAAGTTGCACATTCTGTCACCTCTTGTGGCTCCTCGAGAATTCTTTTTCATTCGGTATTGCCGGCAgcttaatttaaatacttgGGTGATGGTAGATGTATCCTACGATTTCATCAAAGAGCTCCAAGATGCCCCTCCTACTCGCTCTTGGAAGCTTCCTTCAGGGTGTATGATTGAAGATATGTCGAATGGAAAATCAACT gtTACATGGATCGAACATGTTCAAGTGGATGACAAGTCTTTGACTCATCGTTTGTATAGAGATTTAGTGTGTGGTTGTCAAGCATATGGAGCCAAACGGTGGATTACTACTCTTCAGAGGATGTGCGAGAGATTTGCATTCTCAATGGGCCTAACTACCACACATAAACATGAACTTGAAGGGG aatttaaaaatagtggAGTGCGAGTCTCGCTTCGGAAGAGTAATGGACTGGGCCAACCCGATGGCTTCATTGTCAGTGCAGCTACCTCTCTTTGGCTTCCCGTTTCGAATGAGAATCTCTTTAACTTCTTCAAAgatgagaaaaaaagagtTCAG TGGGACGTCTTATCCAGTGGGAATCCAGTGAATGCAGTTGCACACATCTCAACTGGGACCCATCCTGGAAATTGTATCTCTATCATCCAG CCATTTGTACCCAAAGAGAACAATATGTTGATGTTGCAAGAGAGTAGCATCGACCCTTTGGGAGCGATAATGATCTATGCTCCCATAGATCTACAGGCCATCATTTCAGTTGTAAATGGCGAGGACACCATGAGAATACCAATCCTTCCATCAGGATATGTGATCTCTAGTGATGGCCGTGCGAACAAGGGAATGGGAGCTTCAAGTAGTTCGAGCAGCAATAGTTCTAGTGGTTCACTCCTTACAGTTGCTTTTCAAATATTAGTGTGTCATAGCACATTAACAAAGCAACTGAACATGGAGTCAGTTGCCACCGTGCATACTCTTATAAGCTCCACCATTCAAAAGATCAAAGCAGCACTTGATTATCCTGATTAG
- the LOC105167814 gene encoding homeobox-leucine zipper protein ROC8 isoform X1, whose translation MDSSYGGNGSGEEETSNSQKGKKQYHRHSTQQIQQLEAFYKECPHPDKNQRQQLSRELGLDQKQIKFWFQNKRTQIKAQNERADNNALRAENERIHCENLAMQEALKNIICPACNGSGLGEEEKHHNLQRLRMENARLKEEHERTINFFSNYMGNSTTPLPGVDSHMNIHGKHFLGERMGITPLDLEHMPRNSENTISPHWSSGIQEAEKSIIIETTISAMDELVELLRVNEPVWVKAPSDGRYLLHRDSYDKLFPKPNHFKTASARFESSKDSGEVSMAAIHLIEMLLDVNKWKDMFSTIVTKARTIEVLDTGSLGGLLHLMYEKLHILSPLVAPREFFFIRYCRQLNLNTWVMVDVSYDFIKELQDAPPTRSWKLPSGCMIEDMSNGKSTVTWIEHVQVDDKSLTHRLYRDLVCGCQAYGAKRWITTLQRMCERFAFSMGLTTTHKHELEGVIDSLEGRRNLMKLSHRMMNNFCEALSMSDKLDFPHLSEFKNSGVRVSLRKSNGLGQPDGFIVSAATSLWLPVSNENLFNFFKDEKKRVQWDVLSSGNPVNAVAHISTGTHPGNCISIIQPFVPKENNMLMLQESSIDPLGAIMIYAPIDLQAIISVVNGEDTMRIPILPSGYVISSDGRANKGMGASSSSSSNSSSGSLLTVAFQILVCHSTLTKQLNMESVATVHTLISSTIQKIKAALDYPD comes from the exons ATGGATTCATCATATGGAGGAAATGGATCAGGTGAAGAAGAAACCTCCAACTCTCAAAAGGGCAAGAAGCAGTACCATCGTCACTCTACACAACAAATTCAGCAACTTGAAGC TTTCTATAAAGAATGCCCACACCCAGATAAGAACCAAAGGCAGCAACTGAGCAGGGAGCTAGGCCTTGATCAGAAGCAGATTAAATTCtggtttcaaaataaaaggacTCAGATAAAG GCTCAGAATGAGAGAGCAGACAACAATGCTCTTCGGGCTGAAAATGAACGAATTCACTGCGAGAATCTTGCAATGCAAGAGGCGCTGAAAAACATCATTTGTCCTGCTTGTAATGGATCAGGTCTTGGGGAAGAAGAGAAACACCACAATTTACAGAGGTTGAGGATGGAAAATGCACGATTGAAAGAAGAG CATGAACGGACGATCAACTTCTTCTCCAATTATATGGGAAATTCAACTACTCCTCTGCCTGGAGTGGATTCCCATATGAATATTCATGGGAAACATTTTCTTGGTGAAAGGATGGGAATTACTCCTCTTGATCTTGAACACATGCCCCGTAATTCAGAGAATACCATATCGCCACATTGGTCTAGTGGTATACAAGAGGCAGAGAAatctattattattgagaCAACCATTAGTGCGATGGATGAACTAGTGGAGCTTTTACGTGTGAATGAGCCGGTGTGGGTCAAGGCTCCATCTGATGGGAGATATCTGCTCCATCGTGATAGCTATGATAAGCTTTTCCCCAAGCCAAATCATTTCAAAACTGCAAGTGCTAGATTCGAATCATCAAAAGATTCAGGCGAGGTGTCAATGGCTGCAATACATTTAATTGAAATGCTTCTTGATGTG AACAAATGGAAAGACATGTTTTCTACTATAGTCACAAAAGCAAGGACCATTGAAGTACTTGATACTGGAAGCTTGGGTGGTTTGTTACATTTG ATGTATGAAAAGTTGCACATTCTGTCACCTCTTGTGGCTCCTCGAGAATTCTTTTTCATTCGGTATTGCCGGCAgcttaatttaaatacttgGGTGATGGTAGATGTATCCTACGATTTCATCAAAGAGCTCCAAGATGCCCCTCCTACTCGCTCTTGGAAGCTTCCTTCAGGGTGTATGATTGAAGATATGTCGAATGGAAAATCAACT gtTACATGGATCGAACATGTTCAAGTGGATGACAAGTCTTTGACTCATCGTTTGTATAGAGATTTAGTGTGTGGTTGTCAAGCATATGGAGCCAAACGGTGGATTACTACTCTTCAGAGGATGTGCGAGAGATTTGCATTCTCAATGGGCCTAACTACCACACATAAACATGAACTTGAAGGGG TTATCGACTCACTTGAAGGCCGGAGAAACTTAATGAAGCTTTCTCACAGAATGATGAACAACTTTTGTGAAGCATTGAGCATGTCTGATAAACTTGATTTTCCACATCTGtcagaatttaaaaatagtggAGTGCGAGTCTCGCTTCGGAAGAGTAATGGACTGGGCCAACCCGATGGCTTCATTGTCAGTGCAGCTACCTCTCTTTGGCTTCCCGTTTCGAATGAGAATCTCTTTAACTTCTTCAAAgatgagaaaaaaagagtTCAG TGGGACGTCTTATCCAGTGGGAATCCAGTGAATGCAGTTGCACACATCTCAACTGGGACCCATCCTGGAAATTGTATCTCTATCATCCAG CCATTTGTACCCAAAGAGAACAATATGTTGATGTTGCAAGAGAGTAGCATCGACCCTTTGGGAGCGATAATGATCTATGCTCCCATAGATCTACAGGCCATCATTTCAGTTGTAAATGGCGAGGACACCATGAGAATACCAATCCTTCCATCAGGATATGTGATCTCTAGTGATGGCCGTGCGAACAAGGGAATGGGAGCTTCAAGTAGTTCGAGCAGCAATAGTTCTAGTGGTTCACTCCTTACAGTTGCTTTTCAAATATTAGTGTGTCATAGCACATTAACAAAGCAACTGAACATGGAGTCAGTTGCCACCGTGCATACTCTTATAAGCTCCACCATTCAAAAGATCAAAGCAGCACTTGATTATCCTGATTAG